From one Gammaproteobacteria bacterium genomic stretch:
- a CDS encoding M48 family metalloprotease: MKVSRLLMITVLLATTWQGAAASIVPNPKERIEYWRKNYKELTAEQDPRVSKAREIFTRVLNAAGSRHGVHPRLHIIAQDPLNITLPISIPDGWVVLSKGVLELCYKDGHDGDDRLAFVMAHEIAHLLDDDFWHINFFNAIELSKRKGLADEFVLNQIRGIVGETNKVQAKELRADEKGILFASMAGFNTDAIVNVSGDTGFFAQWESLLNPHRVKQRRPRSLNNVKAENSTHPSSVQRNTAIITRLRQVSAQAELFDLGLLFYQMGDFERAIDAFGEFQRHYPGREVHHNLAVSHHQQALKLLSGINDSPAAQFKLALAVDPVTRAAQTSFRGPEHNEFQFKQHMAVATEYYRTAIKQDPTYILAYKNLGSAYIVNDEPFKAIAILKDALKQAPDNSGLLNAMGVAFHFSENSLKAQDYLRRAMSQSSGFADPLYNLGMMAYLGNNMEAARRYWKQYLELDSNSNWAKTLRSRYKVDTQLAVSRGLISVKNEMLSGLQVGHYADEIPRSWGKGAVKLVSFKDAPFTTSEYGNGITTLAEGDEIRAVLAGLDYGGASNRGIKIGVSQEQVLSAYGVPSSTLNTTLGASWVYAKERITFQIRDNSVVSWVIF, encoded by the coding sequence GTGAAAGTTTCACGCTTGTTGATGATTACCGTATTGCTGGCGACAACCTGGCAAGGGGCGGCTGCGTCTATCGTTCCTAACCCTAAGGAGCGGATTGAGTATTGGCGTAAGAACTACAAAGAATTGACGGCGGAACAAGATCCTCGAGTGAGTAAAGCACGGGAAATATTTACCCGTGTATTAAATGCTGCAGGTAGCCGCCATGGTGTACACCCCCGACTGCATATTATCGCGCAAGATCCACTCAATATAACTCTGCCTATTTCCATTCCCGACGGTTGGGTGGTGTTGTCCAAAGGTGTGCTGGAGTTGTGCTACAAGGATGGTCATGATGGCGATGATCGCCTCGCCTTTGTTATGGCTCATGAAATTGCCCATTTGTTGGACGATGATTTTTGGCATATTAATTTTTTTAACGCCATTGAGTTGTCCAAACGCAAAGGTTTGGCGGATGAGTTTGTATTGAATCAAATCCGTGGGATTGTGGGGGAGACCAATAAAGTACAGGCCAAGGAATTACGAGCGGATGAAAAAGGGATATTGTTCGCATCCATGGCGGGCTTTAACACAGACGCCATAGTCAATGTCAGCGGCGACACGGGTTTTTTTGCTCAATGGGAGTCACTGCTCAATCCCCATCGGGTGAAACAGCGCCGGCCTCGATCACTAAATAATGTTAAAGCAGAAAATTCCACGCATCCCTCTTCAGTACAACGAAATACCGCCATAATAACCCGTTTGCGCCAAGTGTCCGCTCAAGCCGAGCTGTTTGATTTGGGTTTGCTCTTCTACCAAATGGGAGATTTTGAAAGGGCGATTGATGCGTTTGGTGAGTTTCAACGCCACTATCCCGGTCGGGAAGTGCATCACAATCTTGCGGTCAGCCACCATCAACAGGCTTTGAAGTTGCTGAGTGGAATCAATGACTCGCCTGCGGCACAGTTTAAGTTAGCTCTGGCTGTAGACCCCGTAACTCGTGCAGCGCAAACCAGTTTTCGGGGGCCGGAGCACAATGAGTTTCAGTTTAAACAGCATATGGCAGTCGCTACCGAGTATTACCGCACCGCGATTAAACAGGATCCCACCTATATACTAGCCTACAAAAATCTAGGTAGTGCTTATATTGTCAATGATGAGCCCTTTAAAGCCATTGCTATATTAAAGGATGCTTTGAAGCAAGCGCCCGATAACAGTGGTCTGTTGAACGCCATGGGCGTGGCGTTTCATTTTTCGGAAAACAGTCTCAAGGCGCAGGATTATCTGCGTCGTGCCATGAGTCAAAGCAGCGGCTTTGCTGATCCCTTGTACAATTTGGGAATGATGGCTTATCTCGGAAACAATATGGAAGCGGCCAGGAGGTATTGGAAACAATATCTGGAACTGGACTCTAACAGTAATTGGGCGAAAACCTTGCGCAGTCGCTACAAAGTGGATACGCAACTGGCCGTGTCTCGTGGCTTGATTTCAGTAAAAAACGAAATGCTGTCCGGCTTGCAGGTGGGGCACTATGCGGATGAAATTCCCCGTAGCTGGGGTAAAGGGGCGGTAAAATTGGTGTCTTTTAAGGATGCTCCCTTTACTACATCCGAATACGGCAATGGTATCACCACGTTGGCAGAAGGCGATGAGATTAGAGCGGTTCTCGCCGGTCTGGACTATGGCGGCGCCAGCAACCGCGGCATTAAAATTGGGGTTTCGCAAGAGCAGGTGCTTAGCGCCTATGGTGTACCGTCATCTACATTAAATACGACTCTGGGGGCCAGTTGGGTTTACGCCAAAGAGCGCATAACTTTTCAAATCAGGGACAATTCTGTGGTTTCCTGGGTCATTTTTTGA